A genome region from Mesorhizobium sp. B2-1-8 includes the following:
- a CDS encoding efflux RND transporter periplasmic adaptor subunit, which yields MFKRILRIFIIIVVLAVLVIVVGGIVGFNFLRDNGIKQYFATMKPPAATVSTTIVKPSSWTPGVEAIGTVRAVRGVDLTVETAGIVKEIPFHANQKVTANAVLLQLDDAVERADLDAQKAQAALDQTTLTRAIELTKRGVGSDSTLDTARAAASASASQVTRLQAVLDQKQLTAPFTGTVGIPKIDLGQYLSPGTAVVTLQDLDTMRVDFSVPEQQLPLLKIGQTVRLGLGGSDNMPFAGAIRGIDPKIDPSSRLVNIRAEVANPDGKLTPGQFVQVRVELPEEQNVLSLPQTALTTSLYGDYIFVVQPAKPAGAAPTQPAKPEEKPAAAATDKPADAKPADAKPIDAMKPADTMKPAADATKPADAAKPAAANPTKPAAEGDKPVLVLSQVFVKPGRRNQGMVEIVEGLKAGDEVVTAGQNRLFNGMTVNVDNTIDPTKSANKQADQQ from the coding sequence TTGTTCAAGCGCATACTCCGTATCTTTATCATTATTGTGGTCCTTGCCGTGCTCGTCATTGTGGTCGGCGGCATCGTCGGCTTCAACTTCCTGCGCGACAACGGCATCAAGCAGTATTTCGCCACCATGAAGCCGCCGGCGGCGACAGTCTCGACGACCATCGTCAAGCCGTCGAGCTGGACGCCCGGCGTCGAGGCGATCGGTACGGTGCGGGCCGTGCGCGGTGTCGACCTGACGGTCGAGACCGCCGGCATCGTCAAGGAAATCCCTTTCCATGCCAACCAGAAGGTGACGGCCAATGCGGTGCTGCTGCAACTCGACGACGCCGTCGAGCGCGCCGATCTGGATGCGCAGAAGGCGCAGGCGGCGCTCGATCAGACCACGCTGACCCGCGCCATCGAACTGACAAAGCGTGGTGTCGGCTCCGACTCGACGCTGGACACCGCGCGCGCGGCGGCGTCTGCTTCGGCGTCCCAGGTCACCAGGCTGCAGGCCGTGCTCGACCAGAAGCAGCTTACCGCGCCTTTCACCGGCACGGTCGGCATTCCGAAGATCGACCTCGGCCAGTACCTGTCGCCCGGCACCGCGGTGGTGACGCTGCAGGACCTCGACACGATGCGAGTCGACTTCTCGGTTCCCGAACAGCAGCTGCCGCTGCTCAAGATCGGCCAGACGGTCCGCCTAGGCCTTGGCGGCAGCGACAACATGCCCTTTGCCGGTGCCATTCGCGGCATCGACCCCAAGATCGACCCCTCCAGCCGGCTGGTGAACATCCGGGCGGAAGTCGCCAATCCCGACGGCAAGCTGACCCCCGGCCAGTTCGTACAGGTGCGCGTCGAACTGCCGGAGGAGCAGAACGTGCTGTCCCTGCCGCAGACGGCGCTGACCACCAGTCTCTATGGCGACTACATATTCGTGGTGCAACCGGCGAAACCCGCCGGCGCGGCCCCGACGCAGCCAGCCAAGCCGGAAGAAAAGCCAGCCGCGGCGGCCACCGACAAGCCGGCTGACGCCAAGCCTGCAGACGCCAAGCCTATAGACGCAATGAAGCCGGCCGATACCATGAAGCCGGCGGCTGATGCCACCAAGCCGGCAGACGCAGCCAAGCCAGCAGCGGCCAATCCGACCAAGCCGGCGGCCGAAGGCGACAAGCCCGTGTTGGTGCTGTCGCAGGTCTTCGTCAAGCCCGGCCGCCGCAATCAGGGCATGGTCGAGATCGTCGAAGGGCTCAAGGCCGGAGACGAGGTCGTCACTGCGGGCCAGAACCGCCTCTTCAACGGCATGACCGTCAACGTCGACAACACGATCGACCCGACCAAATCGGCGAACAAGCAGGCCGACCAGCAATGA
- a CDS encoding TetR/AcrR family transcriptional regulator, with protein sequence MKAQRPNSREKILAAAADVARESGPGSLSLDAIASRAGVSKGGLLYNFPTKAKLMQGLVEDYLRDFEQALETANSNDNGKNPLAVYIRLSAEDCEEKQPSASWIFSAIAEDPDFMTPIKTFKRQLFERLKGEAPDLRSLLVCYLAIEGLRSMNLFDSDVLSKDERELLVSSLLDIAK encoded by the coding sequence ATGAAAGCCCAAAGACCGAACTCGCGCGAGAAGATTCTCGCTGCGGCGGCTGATGTTGCCCGGGAATCCGGGCCCGGTAGCCTGTCGCTCGATGCCATCGCCAGCCGCGCCGGCGTGTCGAAGGGTGGGCTGCTCTACAATTTCCCGACCAAGGCCAAATTGATGCAGGGCCTCGTAGAAGACTATCTGCGCGATTTCGAGCAAGCGCTGGAAACCGCGAACAGCAACGACAACGGCAAAAATCCCCTCGCCGTCTATATCAGACTGTCGGCAGAGGATTGCGAGGAAAAGCAGCCATCGGCATCCTGGATTTTTTCGGCGATCGCCGAGGATCCCGATTTCATGACGCCGATAAAGACATTCAAGCGGCAACTTTTCGAGCGCCTGAAGGGCGAGGCGCCGGACCTCAGATCGCTGCTGGTCTGCTATCTCGCCATCGAAGGACTGCGCAGCATGAACCTGTTCGATTCGGACGTGCTGTCGAAGGACGAACGGGAACTCTTGGTGTCGTCACTTCTCGACATCGCCAAATAG
- a CDS encoding inorganic phosphate transporter — protein sequence MVDIVSSEAGIPRPDHPLDSSGGAKWFLPALGVLVLVGLVYVGYALSQDLAVAKTVPWILLGIALLIALGFEFVNGFHDTANAVATVIYTRSLPAEFAVMWSGAFNFLGVLTSSGAVAFGILSLLPVELILQVGSSSGFAMVFALLVAAILWNLGTWFLGLPASSSHTMVGSIIGVGLANQFMAPAGSATSGVDWSQATNVGVTLLVSPIIGFFAAAILLYAMKLLVRNPALYEAPKGNAPPPWWIRALLIFTCTGVSFAHGSNDGQKGMGLIMLILIGVVPTAYALNRTPDINYLEAYKSASVSMETALGKYVKPGATVADAKDAKAAVQDAVRTRTWSDKTTVALQSYIHSTTAGLQPYASVDTVPTDLVSNARNDIYLIGEALKLIDKKQLLPMEAADLKAVTDYHKAVDNATKFIPIWVKVAVALALGLGTMVGWKRIVVTVGEKIGKSHLTYGQGAAAELVAMVTIGMADRLGLPVSTTHVLSSGVAGTMAANGSGLQWSTVRNLLLAWVLTLPCSIALAFVLFIVLRQVF from the coding sequence ATGGTGGACATAGTTTCCAGTGAGGCGGGCATTCCGAGGCCGGATCATCCGCTGGACAGTTCGGGCGGCGCGAAGTGGTTCCTGCCGGCCCTCGGTGTGCTGGTGTTGGTTGGCTTGGTCTATGTCGGCTATGCGTTGAGCCAGGATCTGGCGGTGGCCAAGACCGTGCCGTGGATCCTGCTCGGCATCGCCTTGCTGATCGCGCTCGGCTTCGAGTTCGTCAACGGTTTCCACGACACCGCCAATGCGGTGGCGACGGTCATCTACACGCGCTCCCTGCCGGCCGAATTCGCCGTCATGTGGTCGGGTGCCTTCAATTTCCTCGGCGTTCTCACCTCCAGCGGCGCGGTCGCCTTCGGCATCCTGTCGCTGCTGCCGGTCGAACTGATCCTGCAGGTCGGCTCTTCCTCCGGCTTCGCCATGGTGTTCGCACTGCTGGTGGCCGCGATCCTGTGGAACCTCGGCACCTGGTTCCTCGGCCTGCCGGCGTCGAGCTCGCATACCATGGTCGGCTCGATCATCGGCGTCGGCCTTGCCAACCAGTTCATGGCACCTGCCGGCAGCGCCACCAGCGGCGTCGACTGGTCGCAGGCGACCAATGTTGGCGTGACCTTGCTGGTGTCGCCGATCATCGGCTTCTTCGCCGCCGCGATCCTGCTCTATGCGATGAAGCTTCTCGTCCGTAATCCGGCGCTCTACGAGGCGCCGAAGGGCAATGCGCCGCCGCCCTGGTGGATCCGCGCGCTGCTGATCTTCACCTGCACCGGCGTCAGCTTCGCGCATGGCTCCAATGACGGACAAAAGGGCATGGGCCTGATCATGCTGATCCTGATCGGCGTGGTGCCGACCGCCTATGCGCTGAACCGTACGCCCGACATCAACTATCTCGAAGCCTACAAATCGGCTTCGGTCAGCATGGAGACCGCGCTGGGCAAATATGTGAAGCCCGGTGCCACCGTCGCCGACGCGAAGGATGCCAAGGCAGCCGTGCAGGATGCCGTGCGCACCCGGACCTGGAGCGACAAGACGACCGTCGCGCTGCAGAGCTACATCCACAGCACGACAGCCGGACTGCAGCCTTACGCTTCGGTCGACACCGTGCCGACCGATCTGGTGAGCAACGCCCGCAACGACATCTATCTGATCGGCGAGGCGCTGAAACTGATCGACAAGAAGCAGTTGCTGCCGATGGAGGCCGCCGATCTCAAGGCGGTCACCGATTATCACAAGGCTGTCGACAACGCGACGAAGTTCATCCCGATATGGGTGAAGGTCGCGGTGGCACTGGCGCTTGGCCTGGGCACCATGGTCGGCTGGAAACGCATCGTCGTCACGGTCGGCGAGAAGATCGGCAAGAGCCACCTGACCTACGGCCAGGGCGCTGCCGCCGAACTCGTCGCGATGGTCACCATCGGCATGGCCGACCGTCTGGGTCTGCCCGTGTCGACGACCCATGTGCTGTCATCCGGCGTCGCCGGTACGATGGCGGCGAACGGCTCGGGCCTGCAATGGTCGACGGTTCGCAATCTGCTGCTCGCCTGGGTGCTGACCCTGCCTTGCTCGATCGCGCTCGCCTTCGTGCTGTTCATCGTCTTGCGTCAAGTATTCTGA
- a CDS encoding patatin-like phospholipase family protein, which produces MLERNRNKAAAATIEEITAQYDRIALVFQGGGALGAYQAGVYQALADAGCEPSWLSGVSIGAINAAIIAGNEPSRRLQRLEQFWQTISGRKIWSYTPEGDIYRDIRNQTSSLMTMTMGQPGFFKPRNPNPWFQLSGAEGATSFYDTAELKDTLKSLIDFDVLNDGRKRLSVGAVNVRTGNFVYFDTEKVRIEPEHIMASGALPPAFPSIRIEGEYYWDGGIVSNTPLQYLLDQEEDRSSLVFQVDLFSARGVLPRGMADVLSRHKDIMYSSRTRQNTDNFERIHALKMKLLDALKRVPPEQLKDGEQELIADYSDAGVVNIVHLIYQHKGYEGHAKDYEFSGTSMREHWEMGLEDTERTLRHKKWLMLPTNADGVTIHDLHREDPT; this is translated from the coding sequence GTGCTTGAGCGTAACCGCAACAAGGCAGCCGCCGCCACCATCGAGGAAATCACGGCGCAGTATGACCGCATTGCGCTGGTGTTTCAGGGCGGCGGCGCGCTCGGCGCCTATCAGGCAGGGGTCTATCAGGCGCTTGCCGACGCCGGTTGCGAACCGAGCTGGTTATCCGGCGTCTCGATCGGCGCCATCAATGCCGCGATCATCGCCGGCAATGAACCGAGCCGCCGGCTGCAGCGGCTTGAACAGTTCTGGCAGACGATTTCTGGCCGCAAGATCTGGTCCTACACGCCCGAAGGCGACATCTACCGCGATATCCGCAACCAGACCTCCTCGTTGATGACGATGACGATGGGCCAGCCCGGCTTCTTCAAGCCGCGCAATCCCAATCCCTGGTTCCAGCTGTCGGGAGCGGAAGGCGCCACCAGCTTCTACGACACCGCCGAGTTGAAGGACACGCTGAAGAGCCTGATCGACTTCGACGTGCTGAACGACGGCAGGAAGCGGTTGAGCGTTGGCGCGGTCAATGTCAGGACCGGCAACTTCGTCTATTTCGACACCGAGAAGGTGCGTATCGAGCCGGAGCACATCATGGCCAGCGGCGCGCTGCCGCCGGCCTTCCCCTCGATCCGCATCGAGGGCGAATATTACTGGGATGGTGGCATCGTCTCCAACACCCCGCTGCAATATCTGCTCGACCAGGAAGAGGACCGTTCCTCGCTGGTCTTCCAGGTCGATCTGTTCAGTGCCCGCGGCGTGCTGCCGCGCGGCATGGCCGACGTGCTGTCGCGCCACAAGGACATCATGTATTCGAGCCGCACGCGGCAGAACACCGACAATTTCGAGCGCATCCATGCGCTGAAGATGAAGCTGCTCGATGCGCTGAAGCGCGTGCCGCCGGAGCAGCTCAAGGACGGCGAGCAAGAGCTGATCGCCGACTATTCCGACGCCGGCGTCGTCAACATCGTCCACCTGATCTACCAGCACAAAGGCTATGAGGGCCACGCCAAGGACTACGAGTTTTCGGGCACCTCGATGCGCGAACATTGGGAGATGGGCCTCGAGGATACCGAGCGCACGCTGCGCCACAAGAAGTGGCTGATGCTGCCGACCAATGCCGACGGCGTCACCATCCACGATCTGCATCGCGAAGATCCGACCTGA
- a CDS encoding acetoacetate decarboxylase, whose translation MEIADVVKRAYAMPLTNPSFPPGPYRFFDREYIIITYRTTREALEAVVPAPLEIDEPLVKYEFIRMPDSTGFGDYTETGQVIPVRYKGQHGGYVHSMYLDDDAPIAGGRELWGFPKKLANPKIVHEGEVIVGTLHYGSVLCATGTMGYKHREADHDQVLASLAAPNFLIKIIPHVDGTPRICELVRYYLTDITLKEAWTAPAALDLRPHVMADVAKLPVLDIVSAVHFKADLTLGLGEVVHDYLADHGRSAASATQLEKVSA comes from the coding sequence ATGGAAATCGCCGATGTCGTGAAGCGCGCCTATGCGATGCCGCTCACCAATCCCTCCTTCCCGCCTGGCCCCTATCGCTTCTTCGACCGCGAATACATCATCATCACCTATCGCACGACACGCGAAGCGCTCGAAGCCGTCGTGCCGGCGCCGCTGGAGATCGACGAGCCGCTGGTCAAGTACGAGTTCATCCGCATGCCGGACTCCACGGGCTTCGGCGACTACACCGAGACCGGCCAGGTCATCCCGGTACGCTACAAGGGCCAGCATGGCGGCTACGTCCACTCGATGTATCTCGACGACGACGCGCCGATCGCCGGCGGCCGCGAGCTGTGGGGGTTCCCGAAAAAGCTCGCCAATCCCAAGATCGTCCATGAAGGCGAGGTGATCGTCGGCACTCTGCACTATGGCAGCGTGCTCTGCGCCACCGGCACGATGGGCTACAAGCACCGCGAGGCTGATCATGACCAGGTGCTCGCTTCGCTCGCCGCCCCCAATTTCCTGATCAAGATCATCCCGCATGTCGACGGCACGCCGCGCATCTGCGAGTTGGTCCGCTACTACCTCACCGATATCACGCTGAAGGAAGCCTGGACGGCTCCGGCGGCGCTCGATCTGCGGCCCCATGTCATGGCCGACGTGGCGAAGCTGCCCGTGCTCGACATCGTGTCGGCGGTTCATTTCAAGGCCGATCTGACGCTCGGCCTGGGCGAAGTCGTGCATGATTACCTCGCTGACCACGGCCGCTCCGCTGCCAGCGCAACCCAGCTGGAGAAAGTCAGTGCTTGA
- a CDS encoding 3-hydroxybutyrate dehydrogenase yields MGSLSSKNALVTGSTSGIGLAIARAFAAEGANVTINGLGDAAAIEQERAGIEKDFGVKCRYSDANMMDGAAVTAMIHDAEEAFGSLDILVNNAGIQHVAPIEAFPDNKWEAIIRINLLAAFYAIKAVVPGMKSRKWGRIINTASAHALVASPFKSAYVSAKHGISGLTKTVALEVAQDGITVNAIAPGYVWTPLVEKQIPDTMKARGMTEEQVKHDVMLAAQPTKEFVTVEELAALALFLCSDAARQITGTTLPMDGGWTAQ; encoded by the coding sequence ATGGGTTCCCTGTCTTCGAAGAATGCGCTTGTCACCGGCTCGACCAGCGGCATCGGCCTGGCAATCGCCCGCGCCTTTGCCGCCGAGGGCGCCAACGTCACCATCAACGGTCTTGGCGACGCCGCTGCCATCGAGCAGGAGCGCGCAGGCATCGAGAAGGATTTCGGCGTCAAGTGCCGCTACTCCGATGCCAACATGATGGATGGCGCCGCGGTCACCGCCATGATCCACGACGCCGAAGAGGCGTTCGGCAGCCTCGACATCCTGGTCAACAATGCCGGCATCCAGCATGTGGCGCCGATCGAGGCGTTTCCCGACAACAAATGGGAAGCCATCATCCGCATCAACCTGCTTGCCGCCTTCTACGCCATCAAGGCCGTGGTGCCGGGCATGAAGAGCCGCAAATGGGGCCGCATCATCAACACGGCCTCGGCCCATGCGCTGGTCGCCTCGCCGTTCAAGTCGGCCTATGTCTCGGCCAAGCATGGCATATCGGGCCTGACCAAGACGGTGGCGCTGGAAGTCGCGCAGGACGGCATCACCGTCAACGCGATCGCGCCCGGCTATGTCTGGACGCCGCTGGTCGAAAAGCAGATCCCCGACACGATGAAGGCGCGCGGCATGACCGAGGAACAGGTCAAGCACGACGTGATGCTTGCCGCGCAGCCGACCAAGGAATTCGTCACCGTGGAAGAGCTTGCGGCATTGGCATTGTTCCTGTGTTCGGACGCGGCCAGGCAGATCACCGGCACGACCTTGCCGATGGACGGTGGCTGGACAGCACAGTAG
- a CDS encoding phosphodiesterase produces the protein MKIIQLSDPHLMTPGGLLYGSDPLARLVACLADIGRNHADADLVVISGDLTNDGERAAYTALREALAGFAPPCRLMLGNHDDRALFLEMFPQAPAERGFVQSVFDGSDGRLILLDTLDSGHVEGRLCPARLGWLDDKLQEARDRPVFLFMHHPPFRIHMPVLDEVKLADADAFHDVLRRHGNIGHIFAGHVHRLIAGSWRGIPVSTLRSTNHQSALDFSNNWRLGHEPPAYAVIFIEAEGVIVHFHDFLDGSA, from the coding sequence ATGAAAATCATCCAGCTCTCCGATCCGCATCTGATGACGCCGGGAGGCCTTCTCTACGGCTCCGATCCGCTCGCCCGGCTGGTGGCCTGCCTGGCGGATATCGGCAGGAACCATGCCGATGCCGATCTGGTGGTGATATCAGGCGACCTGACCAATGATGGCGAGCGCGCCGCTTATACGGCGTTGCGGGAGGCATTGGCGGGGTTCGCGCCGCCTTGCCGGCTGATGCTCGGCAACCACGACGACAGGGCACTTTTTCTCGAGATGTTCCCGCAAGCGCCAGCCGAGCGCGGGTTCGTCCAGAGCGTTTTCGACGGCAGCGACGGCCGCCTGATCCTGCTCGACACGCTGGACAGCGGACATGTCGAGGGCAGGCTGTGCCCGGCACGGCTGGGCTGGCTGGACGACAAGCTGCAGGAGGCGCGCGACCGGCCGGTCTTCCTCTTCATGCACCACCCTCCGTTCCGGATCCACATGCCGGTGCTCGACGAGGTCAAGCTCGCCGACGCCGATGCCTTTCATGACGTTCTCCGGCGCCACGGCAATATCGGCCACATCTTTGCCGGCCATGTCCACAGGCTGATCGCCGGCAGCTGGCGCGGCATACCGGTCAGCACGCTGCGCAGCACCAACCATCAGAGCGCGCTCGATTTTTCGAACAACTGGCGGCTGGGCCACGAGCCACCCGCCTATGCCGTGATCTTCATCGAAGCGGAGGGCGTTATCGTGCATTTCCACGATTTCCTGGACGGCAGCGCCTAG